A window of Pirellulales bacterium contains these coding sequences:
- a CDS encoding alpha/beta hydrolase-fold protein has product MKRPYFDRRFALVVAIILFPFVSSWADEPPALAPAPKGFDSRRENIEHGKIESVEYDSKAVGAKRKMVIYTPPGYSNDAKYPVLYLLHGSGDDETGWQIKGSADAILDNLYAEKKLLPMMVVMPNGFAQKPGTSAAAPERGSRTAAFEDDLLKDIIPFVESHYSVRADREHRALAGLSMGAGQSLRIGLKHLDEFAWIGAFSGGAGRGGMLDTLIPDPDAVGKQLRLFWLSVGDQDSGAGAGVKALHAYLDEKKVPHIYHVDSGKHEWPVWKNDLYLVAPMLFREN; this is encoded by the coding sequence ATGAAACGACCATACTTCGATCGACGATTCGCTCTCGTTGTTGCGATCATTCTTTTTCCCTTTGTGTCTTCGTGGGCCGACGAACCGCCGGCGCTCGCCCCGGCCCCAAAAGGCTTTGATTCGCGGCGCGAAAACATCGAACACGGAAAAATCGAATCGGTCGAGTACGATTCGAAGGCGGTCGGCGCGAAGAGGAAGATGGTGATTTACACGCCGCCGGGATACTCGAACGACGCGAAGTATCCGGTCCTCTATCTGCTGCACGGCTCGGGGGATGACGAGACGGGCTGGCAGATCAAGGGCTCGGCCGATGCGATCCTCGACAACCTCTATGCCGAGAAAAAGCTGCTGCCGATGATGGTCGTGATGCCCAATGGCTTCGCCCAAAAGCCGGGAACCTCGGCGGCAGCGCCGGAGCGGGGAAGCCGAACGGCCGCCTTTGAAGACGACCTGCTAAAGGACATTATTCCATTCGTCGAATCGCATTACTCAGTGCGGGCCGATCGCGAGCATCGGGCGCTGGCGGGGCTATCGATGGGGGCCGGCCAATCATTGCGGATCGGGCTCAAGCACCTCGACGAGTTCGCTTGGATCGGGGCTTTTTCCGGCGGTGCCGGCCGCGGTGGAATGCTCGATACCTTGATTCCCGATCCCGATGCAGTCGGCAAGCAGCTTCGCCTGTTTTGGCTCTCGGTCGGCGATCAGGACAGCGGCGCGGGCGCTGGGGTCAAGGCCTTGCACGCCTATCTCGACGAGAAGAAGGTGCCGCACATCTACCACGTCGATTCCGGCAAGCACGAATGGCCAGTTTGGAAGAACGACCTGTATCTGGTCGCGCCGATGCTCTTTCGCGAGAACTGA